The genomic region TGCAAAGCCTTTACCGCCCGCAGGATTTCTTTCATGTTCCTACCGATTTCCTGTGGATAATATAGTACTAATCGGAGTTTTCCTTCGGGATCAACGATAAATACTGCACGGACGGTGTTCGTTCCTTTGCCGGGATGCAAAAGTCCGAGTGAATTCGCAATTGCATCATTTGCAGCAATAACAGGGAAGGTAATCTGCACATTGAGCTTGTCTTTCATCCATTCAATCCACTTCATGTGGCTAAATACCTGATCGACGGAAAGGCCGACCAGTTTTACACCAAGTTTTTCAAACTCGGGCATCAATTCCTGAAAACCGACAAACTCAGTTGTGCATACAGGGGTGAAATCTGCGGGATGGCTGAATACGATAAACCATGAACCTTTCAGATCGGCCGGTAATGTCATCGGGCCTTGTGTGGTTTGAACTTGCAAAGTGGGAAA from Treponema vincentii harbors:
- a CDS encoding peroxiredoxin; translation: MDERINMPLLGDAFPTLQVQTTQGPMTLPADLKGSWFIVFSHPADFTPVCTTEFVGFQELMPEFEKLGVKLVGLSVDQVFSHMKWIEWMKDKLNVQITFPVIAANDAIANSLGLLHPGKGTNTVRAVFIVDPEGKLRLVLYYPQEIGRNMKEILRAVKALQISDKEDVALPANWPENSLIKDHAIVPPPSNVKAAEKRLKEYEGFDWWFCHKALK